The following nucleotide sequence is from Labeo rohita strain BAU-BD-2019 chromosome 3, IGBB_LRoh.1.0, whole genome shotgun sequence.
ACTTATTGAAAAAAGTGCTAATTCATtctttgccagcaggtggcgctttcGGAAAGGCAGAAATATAGCCTTATGTTCTTTTGATTTTAGGGTGAAATACGAGCCATATACTTTGGGaagaaaatctaaataaaataaactcttTTAGCCATGTGCTGCTCCAATGATCTGTTTGTGACTGTCTGTCAGGTACAGCACTTGGGAACCAGAGGACAACATATTGGACCCTCGTCTTGTCCTGGCCTACGAAGAAAAGTAAGTCGCACTCTGGGAACCTTCGGTTACTGATGGGGAGATGAATAGGCTGGAGGCAACGGGATGTTCTTTCCTTTGCATCTCCCCATTCCTTTGCATCTGTCTCTCTTTCCAACAGAGAGGAGAAGGAAAGAGCTCTGGCTTATAAGAGGAAAGGCCTGAGACCCCGTCAAATTATTCTGCGGGTATGAGTCATCTCTTAACTATTATAATGTCCAGTATGAATTTGAAGtgattatgactgttttttttcttactgtaaCAAactttgtgatgtttttcttaAGGCAGTATTTGAAGCCTTATCCAACTGTTGTGTCCTGTGTGTGCAGCTTCTGTAAAAATAAGTACCATGGCCAATGATATCGATTCATATATCATATATCCAACAATCTGATACACATAATAAAACAGATCTGATGTACTAAAATGTCCTAGAATCTGAACTAAGCTTCCACAGGGTACTGTACTTGACTTTGCCTTTGTGACATGGTTCAAAACAGTTCTCTGTAAGTGCATCAATGGAGTCATCTAGAATGCAAGTTGTGAAGACACCTCAGTATTTTAGAAAAAGCAATCTAACCCAGTCAGTATTTGCAACATCTGATAAATACTGCATAATTTTAACTTTCCAACAGAACATCTACCCAATGGACCTACGAAGTAAACACAAGGTTGCAGATAAACCCACCCCGAGAATCCGCCTGTCACTCGCCCGCTCCATGGGGACGGAAATAGACCAGAATGGGCGTCGCTGCCGTCGCATGGAGAAACGCAAAAACAGGCAGTGCAGGTCCAAGCTCATGAATGACATCAAACCATCCCAGCAACCAAGAAGACATCCACTTTCTCCAAAAGAGTGGGATGAAGACGAGGAGGATGAGGAGAAGAAAAAGGTGAAGAAGATGAGAAAAATCGATGAAAACGCAACAGAAGTGCACCAGGACATTCCAAGTGGTAGGTGTTGTGTGGCATCAATACGACAACTGTTGCTAAGATACTCTGCAATGAACATATTCAGGGGTCATGAAGACCATTCGGAAAAATCTTGCCAGATATTTCTGAATCACAGTGACAACTGGCTAACACGTGCCTAATGTGATTAAGAAAtcctcactcaaaaatgacaattgtagtatgtcattccaaagattttagttactgttttttttacagtgaaagtaAATGACCATTAAACTTAAAACTGGACCGTAACGCAtcataaaacatgaaacaacTTTGACGGAATCATAGAATCcattttactgtataacgtggaatgtcacagaatttcccaaattttttttacattttttttcccaaaatttgttttcatttttctggactcaaattaaattttattaatcaaaaagcatgcctaaataatttaatgaaacttaaacaatttaacatcagtttattaaaagtttaacaaaaataacatgtttaggaccctgtgaaatattttattgtaaccAAATTATGTGttctagcatgtctaattatttgaatgcataaaaacaattttcatttattcttacaatagccttgtgaaatgtttatttttctcagaaattctgtgttgtgtatttgcatttttctggttatcaaataaaggcattaagtattaattttattgatcttttaatgaatgaaaagtaaacaaattgtaatttttggcaaataaaggggatttactattacaattaaaacactgaagaaatatatgattattccttaaaaggttttaataatttcagtagtagtagtatacaTTCCACTGAACAATAGTATTTCTTCACGTTAAAtcgaaattttattttgatgggttgccgtGAATgcctttaaatttctgtgtaaaaactctatactattaaaataatagtataattGTACTATTAAAGcaatactattaaaaaacactgaaaaaaaccctcttttttattaaacttttaataaattgctttcactttgtgtaagtttcatTGTTTCAATTAATCGCGtttctgttttaaaagaaaaaaaactgaatacagaaaaatgaaaataaaaaaaagaatttgaaaaaaacataaataaataaaacagaatttaggaAATAAtgaaacggatttcatagggccctacatttGCCATACATTTCAAGTGTTCTGAAGCAATTTCACCTTTTGTGTGGGCCACGACTCATTTAAATAGTCTTTGTTTAACCCTCCATTATAGCACTCAAAtcctgtttaaataaatttaaacttgCCATTTTAAAGACATGAAGTAGTGTCAGGTTTGATGACAGTGACATTAAACATTGGTTCTTACATCTTGCAATCAGTTGTCACTGATGTAAAATCAAACATGACGTCTTGAAGCAGCAGCCAAATGTGATTTCAGAGCTGtgtttcaaaaatcattataagCCAAGTAGATAGTAGAGACCATTGGTGCCATTGGTTTCTACAATCTACTTGGGCCTACAAttcttttgggaaacactgcCCAGGTTGTTTTGCTactcatttaattttacaaagtaGTCCATACAACTTCCAGGTCTTTCGAAGTTATACATTAGGAACAAAGTGgtgtttatattgttatttgtgAAAAGTCTGCCCTTCTGCTGTTGCTTTCAAATCTCTTTCTCATTCAAGTACTACTCACTCTCGTGTTAttctaaacccataagacctttgttcatttccagaacacaaattaagatatatttgatgaaatccaagagctttctgaccctgcatagacagcagtgcatctaacacgttcaaggcccagaaaggttgtaaggacattgttaaaatagtccatgtgacatcagtggttcaaacgtaattttatgaagctacgagaatactttttatgtgcaaagaaaacaaaaataatgactttattcaacaatttcttctttgcCATGTCAGCCTTTGACACACATTCAAAAGAGCACCACCACACGTGTCGTGATATTCTCATGAACGCACaccaaaaaatgacatgaaagagaagaaactgttgaataaagttgttatttttgattggactattttaatgatatctttactatctttctgggtcttgaacgtgtcagctCTGTtgctgtgcagggtcagaaagctcttggatttcattaaaaacatcttaatttgtgttcgtAAGATGAacaaggtcttacaggtttggaacaacatgagggtgagtaattaatgacagaatttgcatttttgggtgaactatcccttccaGTCAGAGAAGATCATTAAAACCAAAACTTCATTGACTATTGACAAAACTTTAGGGTCACTAATaactttaagttttagtttaacAGTTCCCTTGAAAGTTCTTTACGACTTTCTTTCATTCTCCATCAGGTCAAGAGATGTCGGATGGGTACAACTCTTCGGCAGAACATGAAGCTGTAATCATTATCAAGGAAACTGAGAACTGCTCTTCCATTTTCGACCATGCTGAGAAGCCAATCGAGGATACGGGTCCAGTTTTAGGAGCAACGGAAAACAGTACAATCACCAACACACAAGAGAACGAGCCAGTCACAAACACTGCAGGGGGTGAGGACTCCGTACGGGTATCACATGACATAATAAACACTGACCAATCACTACACGACCGCACCAAGTCAGGAGCCGAGCAAGGTGTGTTTGACAAAGTACAAAACAGACCTTCGGTTATCGAGGTACATTCGAGCACTAAATGCAGACAGGAAGAGGTAAGAGTAAGAAGTGAGGCAGACAGTTCAGAGGCCAAAGAAAAGGAAGAGATGGATGCTGATGTTACAGCAGAATGCACAACAACACTACAGGTCCCAACTGACCAATCACAGGCTCCTTCCACCACTCCAGTGCATCCTGGGAAAGTCATTGTGACTCAGGTGACGATCAATTCCTTGACTGTCACCTTCAAAGAGGCCGTGAGTGCAGAAGGCTTTTTTAGTGGCTACGGGCTTGAGGTGTAAGTTGACAAAGGAACCCAAGAACATACAATAGATTCATGTACATTTAGTGAGGACCAAGTGAATAATACAGTTTGCAGTAGTGAAGCAGATATTGTCTAAACAAGGTAAAGACATCaaaaaggcatttgttttcCTCTTAAGTTTGTCCTTGTGTCATTGTGGTAAAATAACCGATGAAAGACGACATTTCTGATTATACTCAGTGATGCTGTATGCGAAGACTTTAAGCATGTAAAGCAAATCTCTGTATGTGTACCACTACTTTTCCACTTGACAAAGTCACTGGCATAACAatgagaagaaattgtttttcagTTCCGACTCGAAGACAAAACTACTGTTACGTTGCCTCTTTTGTCCTGTAAGCAACCAGGTGGGAAAAAGAAAAGGCCAACTGGCTTTGTTTCCATATCTGCGCCCGAGCTGTCCTCACTCTGTACGGAGGcctttgtgcatttttaaagagacagtaTTGGTTTACATTCACAACTGCTACAGTGGACGCTTTCATAGGGGTAGATCCTGTTCATCTGAACACATGTGCTTTAGGTGTGCTTTTAGCATGGCAGAAATCAAAGCCCAGGCtaaatgacatgttttggtcGTGGTGATAGTTGAACATGGCTTGTCAGCTCTGTTGTTGCTCTCACATGTGACAACtacatttgttttgcttgtATTTACAGCaaataaatggcaaaataaaGTTGTGGGTGATTTTAATTCACTGTGGAGTGacacttttttgtgtgtaaCTTAAAAGACTTTATAAgttacagttaaagtcaaaagtttacatacaccttgcagaatctgcaaaatttagtactgacctgaataagatatttcacatgaaatatGTTTGCATAgggtctacaagagaaaataatagttgaatttataaaaatgactccattcaaaagtttacatacacttgattcttaacactgtgttgtcacctgaatgatccaccgCTGTTTTTTGACAGTAGTTCACGActccattgtttgtcctgaacagttaaactgcccactgttcttcagcaaagtccttcaggtcccttctttggttttccagcatttttgtgtatttgaaccctttccaacagtgagtgtattattttgagatcctttttttcacactgaggacaactgagggactcatatgcaactatcacataaggttcaaacgctcactgatgctccagaaggaaaattGATACATTAAGAggcaggggtgtaaacttttgagaagaatgaagatgtgtacatttttcttatttagcctaaaaatatatatatatatatatatatatattttttttttttttttttttttttttttcatttagtactgctcttcataatctacagaagatgcttacatgcttcccagaagacaaaattagttaa
It contains:
- the cbx7a gene encoding chromobox homolog 7a, encoding MNMELSSIGEQVFAVESITKKRIRKGNVEYLLKWQGWPPKYSTWEPEDNILDPRLVLAYEEKEEKERALAYKRKGLRPRQIILRNIYPMDLRSKHKVADKPTPRIRLSLARSMGTEIDQNGRRCRRMEKRKNRQCRSKLMNDIKPSQQPRRHPLSPKEWDEDEEDEEKKKVKKMRKIDENATEVHQDIPSGQEMSDGYNSSAEHEAVIIIKETENCSSIFDHAEKPIEDTGPVLGATENSTITNTQENEPVTNTAGGEDSVRVSHDIINTDQSLHDRTKSGAEQGVFDKVQNRPSVIEVHSSTKCRQEEVRVRSEADSSEAKEKEEMDADVTAECTTTLQVPTDQSQAPSTTPVHPGKVIVTQVTINSLTVTFKEAVSAEGFFSGYGLEV